The genome window GTCTGTGTAAATTCCGTTAGGGCCATAAACGAAGAAGAAATAATCCATCCCCGAGGATCCCGCTTAGGTTCGCTAAACACATGTAGTTGTCTAAGATCAGTCTCCTTAATTCCGGTTTCTTCTTCCAGTTCACGCCGTGCGGCTGTTTCTACTGTTTCATTTGGCAAGACAAATCCACCCGGCAAAGCCCATTGGTTTTGAAACGGGTGTTCGGCCCTTTCAATCAAAAGTACAGACAGTTTCTGTTCTGGCAACTTGCGGTAATTACCCGTTTCCTGCCTTATCACAGAAAAAACGGCCATATCCACAGCTAGGGAAGGGCGTGGGTAATGTTGTTGATCGTATTGTTTTAAAAATTCTTGTTCATTCATAGAGTTCCTGGATAAGGGAAACTAGGCATTGGCAAGCGCTTAAATTCATTTTGAGCATGTAATGCATCAATGCGGGCCTTGGCCTGTAAATCATCACATTTTCCCGTGCGAATATAAGCATCTAACACCGCATAGGAAAATCCCATTTTTTCTTCATCACTTTTACCGCTTAAACCGTCCTCGGGCGTTTTATTCACTAAGTAGGGAGGCAAATCCAGCGTATGTCCCAACTGTTTAAGTTCGCTAACTGTTAATTGAGCAAACGGGGAGAAATCCCCCACACTATCTCCGTAACGCGTAGAATATCCCACCCAAATTTCCGACAAATTAGATGTGTTGATCACGCGTCCGTTAAGGGATTGGGAAACGGCATACAATGTGCTCATACGTAGGCGGGGCGCCAAGTTAATTTTGGTTTGAAGAGAAACCTCGGTATTTTTTTCTATTTCATCAACGATATAATCATACGCGGTTTTGAGATTAATTTCACAATGAGCAATGCCCAAATGTTTAACTACCTCATACGAGCATGCAATATCATGTTGAGTTCCATTGGGCATTAGCACCCCAAACACACGGTCTTTTCCCAATGCCTCTACACATAAAGCGGCTGCTATGGTACTGTCTTTACCGCCCGAAATACCAATGACCGCTTTACAAGTGGGGCCATTGGTCGCAAAAACATGTTGCAACCAGTGAATTAAATCAGCCTTTACTTGAGTAGAATCAAAATTCATATTAAAAGTTTCCTTCGTGTAATGTGTTGCGGATTTCGTGCAACGTAAATTCTTTAACCAACTTTCCATCTTCAAAAACAGTTTGCAGTAAGTTTTCTTCCTTTGCCGGGAAGGTATGCGCGTCCAAACCATCCTGGTAAGTGATTTCGCCTTGTTCGTTTCTAAATACCCGGCACAACCCGCGTTGGGATTTTTTGAAATGAGCATTGTCCGTTTTGGGG of Elusimicrobiaceae bacterium contains these proteins:
- the nadE gene encoding NAD(+) synthase, whose product is MNFDSTQVKADLIHWLQHVFATNGPTCKAVIGISGGKDSTIAAALCVEALGKDRVFGVLMPNGTQHDIACSYEVVKHLGIAHCEINLKTAYDYIVDEIEKNTEVSLQTKINLAPRLRMSTLYAVSQSLNGRVINTSNLSEIWVGYSTRYGDSVGDFSPFAQLTVSELKQLGHTLDLPPYLVNKTPEDGLSGKSDEEKMGFSYAVLDAYIRTGKCDDLQAKARIDALHAQNEFKRLPMPSFPYPGTL